The following proteins come from a genomic window of Gimesia chilikensis:
- a CDS encoding protein glxC, with amino-acid sequence MVSLKQLDLTDLSVRQVNEYLHGGLLEERPARVEILNPDGLHSIAAGLDTEVDIDILGHAGYFIAGMNQRARVTIHGNVGWSVAENIMSGVVRVKGHASECAGASGHGGLLVIEGDASSRCGISLKGTEIVVGGSVGHFSAFMAQAGTLVVCGDAGPNLGDSLYEATIYVRGSIHSFGADAREEEMQADDFEKVAELLSRAEMNYDAREFKRVSSARSLYHWNADAHQEY; translated from the coding sequence ATGGTCAGTCTGAAACAGCTTGATTTAACCGATTTGAGTGTCCGCCAGGTCAACGAGTACCTGCACGGGGGACTGCTGGAAGAACGCCCCGCGCGGGTGGAGATCCTGAACCCCGACGGTCTGCACAGCATTGCCGCCGGCCTGGATACGGAAGTGGATATCGATATCCTGGGGCACGCGGGCTATTTCATCGCGGGAATGAATCAGCGGGCCCGGGTGACGATTCACGGAAACGTCGGCTGGAGTGTGGCGGAGAACATCATGTCGGGCGTGGTTCGCGTGAAAGGACATGCGTCTGAATGTGCGGGGGCTTCGGGACACGGCGGACTTTTAGTGATTGAAGGAGACGCCTCTTCCCGGTGTGGCATTTCGCTGAAAGGGACCGAGATTGTTGTCGGGGGGAGTGTCGGTCACTTCTCTGCTTTCATGGCACAGGCGGGGACGCTGGTGGTCTGTGGCGATGCCGGCCCGAACCTGGGTGATTCGCTGTATGAAGCAACGATCTACGTCCGCGGATCCATTCACAGTTTTGGTGCTGACGCCCGCGAAGAAGAGATGCAGGCAGACGATTTTGAAAAGGTCGCGGAACTACTGTCACGGGCGGAGATGAATTATGACGCCCGCGAATTCAAACGGGTCAGCTCGGCCCGCAGTCTGTATCACTGGAATGCGGACGCCCATCAGGAATATTAA
- a CDS encoding FMN-binding glutamate synthase family protein, whose translation MSSDKSIQREESASFNEHSLFYIRQAAEYGLYEIRGMGAKRRVPSFDDLIFLSASASRYPLEGYREKCESKTVLGTRYAKQPIELEIPITIAGMSFGSLSANVKEALGQAATQMGTSTTTGDGGMTPEERESSKTLVYQCLPSRYGFNPNDLRKADAIEMVLGQGAKPGGGGMLLGQKVSPRVAQMRTLPEGIDQRSACRHPDWTGPDDLKIKIEELREITDWKIPVYVKMGATRVREDVKLAVKAGADVVVIDGMQGGTAATQQVFIEHTGIPTLAALPLAVEALSDMNVLGEVQLIISGGIRTGADVAKALALGADAVSIGQGVLVALGCNHHAYQRADGEEVDVTADYAKLGTAPGYCHHCHTGQCPVGITTQDPELEPRLIPEVGAKRLKNYLQVLNMELTTLARACGKSNVHHLEKEDLAALTVEAAAMAKVPLAGTSWIPGTGSV comes from the coding sequence GTGAGTTCGGACAAGTCGATTCAACGCGAAGAGAGTGCCAGTTTCAACGAGCATTCCCTCTTTTACATCCGGCAGGCCGCTGAGTACGGGCTGTATGAGATCCGCGGCATGGGTGCGAAACGGCGTGTGCCCAGCTTCGACGATCTGATTTTCCTCTCCGCGTCCGCGTCGCGGTATCCGCTGGAAGGTTACCGTGAAAAATGCGAATCGAAAACGGTGCTGGGCACGCGATATGCGAAGCAGCCGATCGAGCTGGAGATTCCGATCACCATTGCGGGGATGAGCTTTGGCTCGCTCTCTGCGAATGTGAAGGAAGCGTTGGGTCAGGCGGCGACGCAGATGGGAACTTCCACGACGACGGGCGACGGCGGAATGACGCCGGAAGAGCGGGAATCGTCTAAGACTTTAGTCTATCAGTGTCTGCCTTCGCGTTACGGATTCAATCCTAACGATCTGCGTAAAGCGGATGCGATCGAGATGGTGCTCGGCCAGGGCGCGAAACCCGGGGGCGGTGGGATGCTGCTGGGGCAGAAGGTTTCTCCCCGTGTGGCACAGATGCGGACGCTGCCCGAAGGGATTGATCAGCGGTCGGCCTGTCGGCATCCGGACTGGACGGGGCCCGATGATCTGAAAATCAAAATCGAAGAACTGCGGGAGATCACCGACTGGAAGATTCCGGTGTACGTCAAGATGGGCGCGACGCGCGTGCGGGAGGACGTGAAGCTGGCGGTCAAAGCGGGCGCGGATGTCGTGGTGATTGACGGGATGCAGGGTGGGACTGCAGCGACGCAGCAGGTCTTCATCGAACATACGGGGATTCCGACCCTGGCCGCGTTGCCCCTGGCGGTCGAAGCGCTCAGCGATATGAACGTGCTGGGTGAAGTGCAGCTGATTATTTCGGGGGGGATCCGCACGGGAGCCGACGTCGCCAAGGCCCTCGCACTGGGTGCGGATGCGGTTTCGATTGGTCAGGGCGTGCTCGTCGCGCTGGGTTGTAACCATCATGCGTATCAGCGGGCGGACGGAGAAGAGGTCGACGTCACCGCGGACTATGCAAAACTGGGAACGGCACCCGGCTATTGTCATCACTGTCATACGGGACAGTGTCCGGTGGGCATTACCACGCAGGATCCCGAACTGGAACCCCGGTTGATTCCGGAGGTCGGAGCGAAGCGTCTCAAGAATTATCTGCAGGTTCTGAACATGGAGCTGACGACCCTGGCACGGGCCTGCGGCAAGTCGAACGTACATCATCTGGAGAAAGAAGATCTGGCCGCGCTGACTGTTGAGGCAGCGGCGATGGCCAAAGTCCCCCTGGCCGGAACCAGCTGGATTCCGGGCACTGGTTCCGTTTAA
- a CDS encoding class II glutamine amidotransferase, whose translation MCGIVGFLARRDADRERLGQLVTPMLECMATRGPDSAGLALFHRPLPASRRFALSTRDRGFDWQALAESCQQELGLPAPVAALDNHASLVSELQPDIFKPWLTSTFPEVHLLSTGHAIEIFKDEGHPEEIARRFHFTEMVGTHVVGHTRMATESAVSPAHAHPFTAGEDFCLVHNGSLSNPYSVRRKLESLGIAFETDNDTEAGCRFLEWRMREGDTLETAIEVAQAELDGFYTFLMATADKLVLVRDAFACKPAVVAETDDYVAVSSEFRSLAHLPDIKHAHVYEPAPEQIYSWSV comes from the coding sequence GTGTGTGGCATCGTCGGTTTTTTGGCCAGGCGCGACGCTGATCGCGAACGTCTGGGACAACTCGTCACTCCCATGCTGGAATGCATGGCGACCCGCGGACCTGACTCCGCAGGCCTGGCTCTGTTTCACCGTCCACTCCCTGCCTCCCGGCGGTTTGCGCTCTCCACCCGTGATCGCGGATTTGACTGGCAGGCGCTGGCTGAATCCTGTCAACAAGAACTGGGTCTGCCTGCGCCGGTCGCCGCTCTCGATAATCATGCGTCGCTCGTCAGCGAACTCCAGCCGGACATTTTTAAACCCTGGCTGACCTCGACGTTTCCCGAGGTGCATCTGCTCTCAACGGGACACGCGATTGAAATCTTCAAAGACGAAGGGCATCCCGAAGAGATTGCCCGGCGGTTCCACTTTACCGAAATGGTGGGCACGCACGTTGTGGGACATACGCGAATGGCGACCGAATCGGCGGTCTCGCCGGCTCATGCACATCCCTTTACGGCCGGTGAGGATTTCTGCCTGGTGCATAACGGTTCGCTGTCGAACCCCTACAGTGTGCGGCGGAAGCTGGAGAGCCTGGGAATCGCCTTTGAAACGGATAACGATACAGAAGCGGGCTGTCGTTTTCTGGAATGGCGGATGCGGGAGGGGGACACGCTGGAGACCGCCATCGAAGTGGCCCAGGCGGAACTGGACGGTTTTTACACCTTCCTGATGGCAACCGCTGACAAGCTGGTGCTCGTGCGGGATGCCTTTGCCTGCAAGCCCGCGGTCGTCGCGGAGACGGACGATTATGTCGCCGTCAGTTCGGAATTTCGTTCCCTGGCACACCTGCCCGATATCAAACATGCTCACGTGTATGAGCCGGCTCCAGAACAGATTTATTCATGGTCAGTCTGA